A single region of the Vicia villosa cultivar HV-30 ecotype Madison, WI linkage group LG4, Vvil1.0, whole genome shotgun sequence genome encodes:
- the LOC131594473 gene encoding zinc finger protein SHOOT GRAVITROPISM 5-like has product MLANSLSPSSLPSSEPFSCNENGTSSNNKRKRRPAGTPDPDAEVVSLSPKTLLESDRYVCEICNQGFQRDQNLQMHRRRHKVPWKLLKRETPVVRKRVFVCPEPTCLHHDPCHALGDLVGIKKHFRRKHSNHKQWVCERCSKGYAVQSDYKAHLKTCGTRGHSCDCGRVFSRVESFIEHQDACNMGRIHNSESQPLQTPTACLSRTASSPSPSSETNFTNCPWQSRLQVMQNSIKEKSIFMNPIITPITTITPSQITLSKSNKLVLHPNLDLQLSTTNNPNNANVSSLAPDTPSIRSISATEAIQKVNRSTQLNLAIGSSEMSHHEKNETNNFRNNSYSSPKESSNSNEKVQSTNNMALFKVQEQTKEQLRIAMAEKSYAEDARKQAKKQIEMAEQEFNNAKRIRQQAQSELDKAYGLKQHAMRKINSTMLQITCQACKQQFQHEDNSLVFSYVSSAITTEGGEVENDDGKGKTTN; this is encoded by the exons ATGTTAGCTAATAGCTTATCTCCTTCTTCACTTCCATCTTCTGAGCCTTTTTCTTGCAATGAAAATGGTACTTCTtccaataataaaagaaaaagaagaccTGCCGGAACACCAG ATCCAGATGCAGAAGTGGTGTCTCTCTCACCCAAAACATTATTGGAATCAGATCGTTATGTATGTGAGATCTGCAACCAAGGATTCCAAAGGGACCAAAATTTGCAGATGCATAGAAGAAGGCATAAAGTACCATGGAAATTACTCAAGAGGGAAACACCAGTTGTTAGAAAAAGAGTTTTTGTTTGTCCTGAACCAACTTGTTTGCACCATGATCCTTGTCATGCTCTAGGTGATCTTGTTGGAATTAAGAAACATTTTAGAAGAAAACATAGTAATCATAAACAATGGGTTTGTGAAAGATGTTCCAAAGGTTATGCAGTGCAATCTGATTATAAAGCTCATCTCAAAACTTGTGGTACTAGAGGTCATTCTTGTGATTGCGGCCGCGTCTTCTCAAG ggttgaGAGTTTTATTGAGCATCAAGATGCTTGTAACATGGGAAGGATTCATAATTCAGAATCTCAACCATTACAAACACCAACTGCATGTTTATCAAGAACTGCTTCAAGTCCAAGTCCATCAAGTGAAACAAATTTCACCAATTGTCCATGGCAATCAAGGCTTCAAGTAATgcaaaattcgataaaagagaaATCAATATTCATGAACCCTATTATCACTCCTATTACAACTATTACACCTTCTCAAATAACTTTGTCCAAGAGCAATAAACTTGTTCTCCATCCAAACTTGGATCTTCAACTCTCCACCACAAACAACCCCAACAACGCCAATGTGAGTAGTCTGGCACCAGACACACCTTCGATCAGAAGTATCAGTGCTACAGAggctattcagaaggtgaaccggTCAACTCAGTTGAATCTTGCAATAGGGTCATCAGAGATGAGTCATCATGAGAAAAATGAAACAAACAATTTCAGAAACAACTCGTACTCATCGCCGAAAGAGAGTAGCAATAGCAATGAAAAGGTTCAATCAACAAACAACATGGCTTTGTTTAAGGTTCAAGAACAAACAAAGGAACAGCTAAGGATAGCCATGGCTGAAAAATCTTATGCTGAAGATGCAAGGAAgcaagcaaagaaacaaatagaaATGGCTGAACAAGAATTCAACAATGCAAAGAGAATCAGACAACAAGCACAGAGTGAACTTGATAAAGCTTATGGATTGAAACAACATGCAATGAGGAAAATCAATTCAACTATGCTTCAAATCACTTGTCAAGCTTGCAAACAACAGTTTCAACATGAAGATAACTCTTTGGTGTTCAGCTATGTTTCTTCTGCCATAACAACTGAAGGTGGTGAAGTAGAAAATGATGATGGAAAAGGAAAAACAACTAACTAG
- the LOC131596764 gene encoding uncharacterized protein LOC131596764, which yields MARPIDSVKDIHESKDLWKIAVSCKHIWSVTSSSNKEHIEMILVDSKVRDMIQAIVPTYLVSKFKSELAAGSSYIMQNFKVLKNDFSFKSTNHSYKLVLCGSTSVKKTDLPDIPAYYLNLLGLDAIVEGMFQSNVLVDILGGITEFSQSQINGDNNNKVVFTIVDTTYAKFHSNLLYNVRFGVNVRYNFMNHKNNKEDSNIVIVLINARVKEAQGGFPVSVSNTWNRTKLLINDLHFDEVKKLKESLGNDLALLSMSSLQVEATQNSYYSDFDKFLWKAEIMSLSKIANLQHETTCVIVATLDKFEAGQMGWFYDGCVECTRSVALKDGKLQCYEKHLSSEPVPRYKLEVLAVDGNSKAKFIFWDTDCVKLIGMSALQMKMDLIEVGNVIYSDVMYVCLKNDEDYRKKIKDSFKGDEHTSKLETPDPLSQDDISVVLNPYPSSGNSGLTPSKRYLTDVVEGVDSVQQSSTKLTKDVKKEK from the exons ATGGCTCGCCCAATCGATTCTGTGAAGGATATCCATGAGTCGAAGGATTTGTGGAAGATTGCAGTTAGTTGTAAGCATATATGGTCTGTAacaagttcttcaaacaaagaacacatagaGATGATTTTAGTTGATTCGAAGGTG CGTGATATGATTCAAGCCATTGTCCCTACTTATTTGGTTTCCAAATTCAAGTCCGAACTTGCTGCTGGAAGTTCTTATATCATGCAGAatttcaaagttttgaaaaatgacTTTTCTTTTAAGTCGACTAATCATTCTTACAAATTGGTTTTATGTGGATCGACTTCTGTTAAGAAAACAGACCTTCCTGACATTCCTGCTTACTACCTTAACCTTCTTGGATTGGATGCCATAGTTGAAGGAATGTTTCAGTctaatgttttggttg ATATTCTTGGAGGTATTACTGAGTTTTCTCAATCTCAAATAAatggagacaacaacaacaaggttgtTTTTACAATTGTTGATACCACATACGCAAAGTTTCACT CAAATCTGTTGTACAATGTACGCTTTGGGGTCAACGTGCGGTACAACTTTATGAATCATAAGAATAATAAGGAAGATTCCAATattgtgattgtattaatcaatGCAAGGGTTAAAGAGGCTCAAG GAGGTTTTCCTGTGAGTGTTTCCAACACGTGGAACAGAACGAAGTTGTTGATTAATGACCTTCATTTTGATGAAGTTAAGAAACTGAAAGAAAG TCTTGGAAATGATTTAGCATTGTTATCAATGTCAAGTCTGCAAGTTGAGGCAACCCAAAACTCATATTATTCTGACTTTGACAAATTTCTTTGGAAAGCTGAAATAATGAGTCTCTCTAAGATTGCAAATCTGCAACAT GAAACAACCTGTGTGATTGTTGCAACTCTTGATAAGTTTGAAGCTGGCCAGATGGGATGGTTTTATGATGGATGTGTGGAATGCACCCGTAGTGTGGCTCTAAAGGATGGAAAGCTGCAGTGTTATGAAAAACATTTAAGCTCAGAGCCTGTGCCAAG GTATAAGCTTGAAGTATTGGCTGTTGACGGTAATTCCAAGGCGAAGTTCATCTTTTGGGATACCGATTGCGTGAAGTTAATTGGAATGTCTGCTCTTCAAATGAAAATGGATTTGATAGAGGTTGGTAATGTGATATACTCTGATGTAATGTATGTAT GCTTAAAAAATGATGAAGATTACCGTAAGAAAATTAAGGACAGTTTCAAAGGCGATGAG CACACTTCAAAACTTGAAACACCTGATCCTTTGTCCCAAGATGACATATCAGTTGTTCT GAACCCGTATCCATCAAGTGGAAATTCTGGGTTGACTCCGTCTAAGAGGTATCTAACTGATGTAGTGGAAGGTGTTGATAGTGTCCAACAATCCTCAACCAAGTTGACCAAAGACGTTAAAAAGGAGAAATAG